One genomic segment of Lysobacter sp. 5GHs7-4 includes these proteins:
- a CDS encoding HAMP domain-containing sensor histidine kinase, which translates to MNVARPSRWLPRTIASRLYLILVSGLLIAHGLSFGLLFYERYEAARSMLAANLEQDVVVAVKLLDRLPAQERADWLPMLRRRTFHYQLGPGQSGGPLASDTARDMSRRIGVALGVRYPIQANAVSAQPERFQVHLRLSDGAPMFIEVQPSVMPLAKWLPYVLLAQLGLLLLCTWIAVRLATRPLERLAAAAETLSPGGEGERLQEGGPTEVAKAVSAFNAMQDRIADYTKERLQILAAISHDLQTPITRMQLRVESMDESVARDKSLEDLRQMQHLVREGIAYARSAHGASEPALRIDLNAFLDSLVYDYRDTGQDVALSGRVDAPVSTRPHALRRVVANLIDNALKYTGAAELDVAQDANGEVRISVRDRGPGIPEAELDKVLQPFYRLEASRNRDTGGTGLGLAIAQQLAASIGASLTLRNREGGGLEATVRIRNESRDTVN; encoded by the coding sequence ATGAACGTGGCGCGCCCCTCGCGCTGGCTGCCGCGCACCATCGCCTCGCGCCTGTATTTGATCCTGGTCAGCGGCCTGCTGATCGCGCACGGGCTGTCGTTCGGCCTGCTGTTTTACGAACGCTACGAGGCAGCCAGGTCGATGCTGGCCGCCAACCTCGAACAGGACGTGGTGGTCGCGGTCAAACTATTGGATCGCCTGCCGGCGCAGGAGCGCGCGGATTGGCTGCCTATGCTGCGCCGTCGCACCTTCCACTATCAGCTTGGCCCTGGGCAGAGCGGTGGCCCCTTGGCCAGCGATACCGCGCGGGACATGAGCCGTCGCATCGGCGTCGCGCTGGGCGTGCGTTATCCCATCCAGGCCAACGCCGTATCGGCGCAGCCCGAGCGCTTCCAGGTCCACTTGCGACTCAGCGACGGCGCGCCCATGTTCATCGAGGTACAGCCCTCGGTGATGCCGCTGGCGAAGTGGCTGCCTTACGTACTGCTCGCGCAGTTAGGCCTGCTGCTGCTGTGCACCTGGATCGCGGTTCGGCTGGCGACGCGTCCGCTGGAACGGCTGGCCGCCGCCGCCGAAACCCTGAGCCCCGGCGGCGAAGGCGAGCGCCTGCAAGAAGGCGGTCCCACCGAAGTGGCCAAGGCGGTGTCGGCATTCAACGCCATGCAGGATCGCATCGCCGATTACACCAAGGAACGATTGCAGATCCTCGCGGCGATTTCGCACGACCTGCAAACGCCGATCACGCGCATGCAGCTGCGCGTCGAATCCATGGACGAATCCGTCGCGCGCGACAAAAGCCTCGAAGACTTGCGGCAGATGCAGCACCTGGTGCGCGAAGGCATCGCCTATGCGCGCAGCGCCCACGGCGCCTCGGAACCGGCATTGCGCATCGACCTCAACGCCTTCCTCGACAGCCTGGTCTACGACTACCGCGACACCGGCCAGGACGTCGCCCTGAGCGGGCGCGTGGACGCGCCGGTAAGCACACGACCGCATGCGCTGCGACGCGTCGTGGCGAACCTGATCGACAACGCGCTCAAATACACCGGCGCCGCCGAACTCGATGTCGCGCAGGACGCGAACGGCGAAGTGCGCATCAGCGTGCGCGACCGCGGCCCGGGCATCCCGGAAGCCGAACTGGACAAAGTGTTGCAACCGTTCTATCGCCTGGAGGCATCGCGCAATCGCGATACGGGCGGCACCGGCCTGGGGTTGGCCATCGCGCAGCAGTTGGCCGCTTCGATCGGTGCCAGCCTGACGTTACGCAATCGCGAGGGCGGCGGTCTCGAAGCCACCGTGCGCATTCGCAATGAGAGCCGCGACACGGTGAACTGA